One segment of Gilliamella sp. ESL0441 DNA contains the following:
- a CDS encoding DKNYY domain-containing protein produces the protein MPVITNTLESHQYILIKDDLLFKDNINNIYLRVNEVFPGTDSLYSAYYDYLTKDGHYFSLKDIIDIDSFHQIDNTQYFKDKRAVYAYQQFPPRFDPITIIEINPEKFELLPDNYIKDDKNVYWLTKKLDADAKQFHVIKFGNMMLGVDNNHLFWSQGDIMEYKDFEPLKNILNATKFEKLKQQYFPEEN, from the coding sequence GTGCCAGTTATTACAAATACTTTAGAAAGTCATCAATATATTTTGATAAAAGATGATCTTTTATTTAAAGATAATATTAACAATATTTATTTAAGAGTGAATGAAGTCTTTCCTGGTACAGATTCTTTATATTCAGCGTATTATGATTACCTTACTAAAGATGGTCATTATTTTTCTCTTAAAGATATCATTGATATCGACTCATTTCACCAGATTGATAATACACAATATTTTAAAGATAAACGTGCTGTTTATGCATATCAACAATTCCCTCCCAGATTTGATCCAATTACCATTATTGAAATTAATCCTGAAAAGTTTGAGTTGTTACCTGATAATTACATTAAAGATGATAAAAACGTCTATTGGTTAACCAAAAAACTTGATGCTGATGCTAAACAGTTTCATGTTATAAAGTTTGGTAATATGATGCTAGGCGTTGATAATAATCATCTTTTTTGGTCTCAAGGCGATATTATGGAATATAAAGATTTTGAGCCACTAAAAAATATATTAAACGCGACTAAGTTTGAAAAATTAAAACAACAATATTTTCCAGAAGAAAACTAA
- a CDS encoding AAA family ATPase, with the protein MTYQFNKPRWMRDLIRFLHLKSQFVLSGNIRDLQACEVAPGVITPQTFELALYRALRDVGYSQVLIWDPLSGFYGLQTPDLPAIDIDKLLQQVGLTPEKGRAAAGIDLLGNALENFVNLNDEPVALIIDFASQLTIRADNLSAAEHQLFTRALVLSHRVNARPAGTNRTPFFNTVLWLLEKEGDLPDWLLVNNPRIRHIPVSKPDSAARRALASGLIKGISGSQQTSPELLAKAETTFVNSTEGMLLLDMNAITTLARVEKLSIDDINDAVRRYKVGVTEDPWQKIDREKIAQADNFVYQRVKGQNHAVVHMLDIIKRAITGIGANRKGNRPRGVVFLAGPTGVGKTELAKTVTSLLFNDESAYIRFDMSEFSSEFSDQRLIGSPPGYVGYDVGGELTNAIREKPFSVVLFDEIEKAHPRVMDKFLQILDDGVLTSGRGERVYFSEALIIFTSNLGIYKLTETGERIPNVTANVQFDDVQAKVKNEIERHFKFVLNRPEILNRIGENIIVFDFIRPDVAEQIFQQMIDGVIEDLQSQGLILSFTPEALDSLRNIALADLSNGGRGIRNHIEAYLLNPLARELFKLNPQKGQTLVVTQLQIGQLILE; encoded by the coding sequence ATGACTTATCAGTTTAATAAGCCACGCTGGATGCGTGATTTAATTAGGTTTTTACATTTAAAGAGCCAGTTTGTATTGTCAGGTAATATCAGGGATTTACAAGCGTGTGAAGTAGCTCCTGGGGTTATTACACCACAAACATTTGAGTTGGCGTTATATCGTGCTCTCCGCGATGTAGGGTATAGTCAAGTACTGATTTGGGATCCTTTATCGGGGTTTTATGGTTTACAAACGCCAGATTTACCAGCTATTGATATTGATAAATTATTACAACAAGTAGGATTAACGCCAGAAAAAGGGCGGGCTGCTGCAGGCATTGATTTATTGGGAAATGCATTAGAAAATTTTGTTAATCTTAATGACGAGCCTGTTGCATTAATTATTGATTTTGCCTCACAACTGACCATTCGTGCAGATAACTTAAGTGCAGCAGAACATCAGCTGTTTACGCGGGCATTAGTACTCTCTCATCGAGTGAATGCAAGACCAGCTGGTACAAATCGTACGCCCTTTTTTAATACTGTACTTTGGTTGCTAGAAAAAGAAGGGGATTTACCTGACTGGTTATTAGTAAATAATCCACGAATTCGTCATATTCCAGTTTCTAAACCAGACAGCGCTGCTCGTCGAGCATTAGCCTCTGGATTAATAAAAGGTATTTCTGGTTCGCAACAAACTTCGCCAGAATTGCTGGCAAAAGCGGAAACAACCTTTGTTAACAGTACAGAGGGGATGTTATTGCTGGATATGAATGCTATTACGACATTGGCAAGAGTAGAGAAATTGAGCATTGATGATATCAATGATGCCGTAAGGCGCTATAAAGTAGGTGTAACGGAAGATCCATGGCAGAAAATTGATCGTGAAAAAATAGCACAAGCAGATAACTTTGTGTATCAACGAGTTAAAGGACAAAATCATGCGGTTGTCCATATGCTCGATATTATAAAGCGAGCAATTACGGGTATTGGTGCTAACCGAAAAGGTAATAGACCTCGTGGCGTAGTTTTTTTAGCAGGTCCAACAGGTGTAGGTAAAACAGAGCTTGCCAAAACAGTTACCAGTTTGCTCTTTAATGATGAAAGCGCATACATTCGCTTTGATATGTCTGAGTTTAGTTCAGAATTTTCCGATCAGCGTTTAATTGGTTCACCTCCCGGCTATGTGGGCTATGATGTAGGAGGGGAGCTAACCAATGCAATACGAGAAAAACCGTTTAGTGTCGTATTATTTGATGAGATTGAAAAAGCTCATCCTCGGGTTATGGATAAATTTTTACAAATTTTAGATGATGGTGTTCTAACTTCTGGTCGAGGTGAGCGTGTTTATTTTTCAGAGGCACTCATCATTTTTACATCCAATCTTGGAATTTATAAACTGACCGAAACAGGTGAGCGCATTCCTAACGTTACTGCTAATGTTCAATTTGATGATGTTCAAGCAAAAGTAAAAAATGAAATTGAGCGGCATTTTAAATTTGTTTTAAATCGCCCCGAAATATTGAATAGGATAGGCGAAAATATTATTGTCTTTGACTTTATTCGTCCTGATGTGGCGGAGCAAATATTCCAACAAATGATCGATGGTGTGATTGAAGATTTACAATCACAAGGGTTAATTTTATCCTTTACCCCAGAAGCATTAGACAGTTTGAGAAACATTGCTTTAGCTGATTTATCAAATGGTGGTCGAGGAATACGTAATCACATTGAGGCTTATTTATTAAATCCATTGGCTCGTGAGTTGTTTAAGTTAAACCCTCAAAAAGGTCAAACATTAGTGGTAACTCAGTTGCAAATAGGACAATTAATTTTGGAGTAA
- a CDS encoding DKNYY domain-containing protein: MVTACDNADTKTLSTFLIKNGNEWNIQIPNSWCAKKTTDTLDYSTIYNLKTKMYQPVSKTIDIETFDLLFNDIEDRKKINNDYWLRYNEGMQSKYYFKDKHHIYIYTCHSQVNSELFIAGSSSDYAVLGGNYLRVENAIYYDGKKIDGADVNTFRTKNEIRHDSEWDETIGLDKNYIYINDKPIKSREEFDKKFDDSCLFTDPALREQYFGDRK, from the coding sequence TTGGTAACAGCCTGCGATAATGCTGATACAAAAACTCTTTCTACATTTCTTATCAAGAATGGTAACGAATGGAATATTCAAATTCCTAATTCATGGTGTGCAAAAAAAACAACAGATACACTCGATTATTCAACAATTTATAATTTAAAAACGAAAATGTATCAACCAGTAAGCAAAACAATTGATATAGAAACGTTTGATTTGCTGTTTAATGACATAGAGGATAGAAAAAAGATTAATAATGATTACTGGTTAAGATATAACGAAGGTATGCAAAGTAAGTATTATTTCAAAGATAAACACCATATCTATATTTATACCTGCCATTCTCAAGTCAATAGTGAACTTTTTATAGCTGGCTCATCTTCAGATTATGCGGTGTTAGGAGGAAATTACTTACGTGTTGAAAATGCAATCTACTACGATGGAAAAAAAATAGACGGTGCCGATGTTAATACGTTTAGAACGAAAAATGAGATCCGACATGATTCAGAATGGGACGAAACGATTGGTTTAGATAAAAATTATATTTATATTAATGATAAGCCTATAAAAAGTCGTGAAGAGTTTGATAAAAAATTTGACGATAGTTGTCTTTTTACAGATCCAGCATTGAGAGAACAATATTTTGGAGATAGAAAATAA
- the pgsA gene encoding CDP-diacylglycerol--glycerol-3-phosphate 3-phosphatidyltransferase — MKINLPTLLTLFRVILIPFFVLAFYLFPTEWSGFFSALIFLIAAITDVFDGYLARRLGQTTKFGAFLDPVADKIIVTIALILITQYYQAWWISIAAIIIISREIIISALREWMAEVGKRSNVAVSSIGKYKTIAQMTALTWLLWRPCDIVIYAGLVALLIATVLTLISMVQYLWIAHNDFFDN, encoded by the coding sequence ATGAAAATCAATCTTCCTACTTTATTAACGTTATTTCGAGTTATTTTAATTCCTTTTTTTGTGCTAGCTTTTTACTTATTTCCAACTGAATGGTCTGGTTTTTTTTCGGCATTAATTTTTCTAATTGCAGCAATAACCGATGTGTTTGATGGTTATTTAGCTAGACGTTTAGGACAAACGACCAAGTTTGGGGCGTTTCTAGATCCAGTTGCAGATAAAATTATTGTCACAATAGCCCTAATTCTGATCACTCAATATTATCAAGCATGGTGGATTTCTATTGCTGCTATAATTATCATTTCACGTGAAATCATTATCTCTGCTTTGCGTGAATGGATGGCTGAGGTTGGAAAACGGAGTAATGTCGCAGTTTCATCTATAGGGAAGTATAAAACTATCGCCCAAATGACAGCCCTAACGTGGCTCCTTTGGCGACCTTGTGATATTGTAATATATGCTGGACTTGTCGCTCTACTTATTGCTACAGTTTTAACGTTAATATCAATGGTGCAATATTTATGGATTGCGCACAATGACTTTTTCGATAATTAA
- a CDS encoding AAA domain-containing protein: MMRFCPNCQTERSLHEIFCEGTINDEPCGWDLSSVTISETGWRPQSVVTVNDVLPEITVSHCVNGHIMDTGDLICMECGADLAEIDNSENPERISSNHEETITESDITTIDDWQLLQLISQTDGVRERYLVKRLHDEKRAVLTLYHTGAEPNIDVYEVLRNLPREHVPEIITKGRWNDQAYVVAEELTGGVLADLGMVINDMDTIRHVMTELGQALNAFTAAGLRHCDLRPNNLLVRTKEPLDLVITGFGSARLSEFDLEVISPLATTFYTAPEVVAGGVSVASDWWSLGVILLEQLTQGKCFEGVNTQAFIIQVLASGVDIPTTLDPRLQLLLRGLLAKDHHRRWQWSEVQAWINGEDVAAPEMVQAAAQEVDLDKSISLGGKSYHRVKLFALNAANPVNWQEATELLSRGNLVTWLEQADFDATSLATIREVMRRPDLTSDMQLMVVLKILNPDIPLIIAGNIVTPNWLLQHPSDGYQLISGVIPSLLKASEVWLWHLHERANTVRQRALNLQIKLDEEVLRIHLLSASRAQLAAIWSEKSALFPDANNAGLLSLLERRIISEEDFIVLLSAELGQFKSLDTVLKESLKLGKKLNIDMVDDEALRRLIAQPRLTLYQQLNERIEGFASTGVDEVDQWAEQYRLEKRMPLPKLLVLLSIGPEKWVKPHKRQYTSQIIDFFHKKVTTSILKGPLVRMRLGMYTARVDINLLGTERTSANKLLDHIVQRNSRPQAIDLEAFQANNFIEYQLRNLYRQSNLCRRDTGINGLYMGFPFLLYQEPNSNRLPRIAPLLLWPITLNYDMGVPNRITLAFDNEREEIRVNPALEGMLGKALYEDWKSVIDELLARSALTTLEVMDTLTNLGSVSSRQVQNLPINFDTELSEVCFACSAVLFDVNFLGQSIGEELNRLKKLSPVNTALETALRLKPYQAVAEIPEKPAELDRYFSVSSDPSQENAVLQARQDSGLLIEGPPGTGKSQTIVNMVGDAIGRNKTVLIVCQKKAALEVVYKRLAAEGLDSRSIMVNDVNANRNSVISSIREQLGLLFKFPERTDWIEKRKRVAAKITDLENRLDSHHEALHQQDPQTGLSYRELIADLIGVNKNYQLFAAPQIRSVISDCDPQQLIALENECAPLVRFWLPSCYENSPLIHLKAFSHDLATLEDFKKFFTHFLSVEQLRMGKLTHCTRFEVDNPKPYQQWIEAEGDHFLTISESIRARLVKWLTFFKLGVDSSAVLEGDLLINQLTLLKERLALLNESCWCDLSLKLCLLELDELNDLSNKARLMLMPRPWYSFLSIKHYRSKQALLAFLASQGELPNLEGIPKLYNALVLEQEYRPIRQEIQTICARLQLPVPDNRTNLNIKNVVNETLTSLQEVKEWAKRIMSAPHCEEVEKSVLQGKVAFEHLLNDYHTAFERYASRKASLEALLPLVSYFEDTLYGNCKTSIEKNEISPLLLIEINRVLDTMEAYQYFRKRVPQLSTKAIKLFERLRLYQEELTHLPTTALDKSFRQLLNYEAKQTWKARIEQDNPVLLTNEDEIQQQIQALASADEEIRELNKTLFTHNIPVGKLASAREWEDITRLTGQRARRLREFVEQGVQLGLMSLRPIWLMNPDIVSRLLPLKAGLFDVVIFDEASQMPVEYALPSLYRSQVAVVSGDEKQMPPSSFFSAQVELEEDLDLNLSAELTDEEQQEILQGTWDSKEITNCPDLLQLARSVLPTTGLQIHYRSEYRELIDYSNAAFYMNQLNIPVRHPLDMIKQAQPIEYIWANGVYEQQTNLKEAKKVVQVVGNIWQQSSGKPPSIGVVTFNKKQADLIEKFFYEKAAENETFADIFKEENQRMDNGEDMSIFIKNVENVQGDERDIIVFSTTFGCNEKGVFRRNFGVLGQQGGERRLNVAITRARKKVILVSSMPIDAISDMLSGKQSPTTPRDYLQCYLAYAKALSEGKFDYSKDLLNRVTGYSQLVIDRTETKQQDAFLDDVEAFIQSLGVGYMRQSGNGVFALDFAIEDPATKLYSIGIECDAPIHSLLNHARSREIWRQSVLKRAIPNILRISSHKWYENSEHEKKRLKTLVETVLAPEVSQ, from the coding sequence ATGATGCGGTTTTGTCCTAATTGTCAAACAGAGCGATCTCTTCATGAGATTTTCTGTGAAGGGACTATTAACGATGAACCCTGTGGTTGGGATTTGTCATCAGTAACTATTAGTGAAACAGGATGGCGCCCCCAGAGCGTTGTAACGGTCAATGATGTGTTGCCAGAAATCACTGTTTCACATTGTGTTAATGGCCATATCATGGATACAGGTGATTTAATTTGCATGGAGTGCGGTGCTGATTTAGCCGAGATAGATAATTCAGAAAATCCAGAACGAATATCTTCTAACCATGAAGAAACCATAACAGAGTCTGATATTACCACCATTGATGATTGGCAGTTACTGCAACTTATTAGTCAAACAGATGGCGTGCGTGAACGTTATTTGGTCAAAAGATTACATGATGAAAAACGTGCAGTTCTAACGCTCTATCATACTGGTGCTGAGCCAAATATTGATGTATATGAAGTCTTGCGTAACCTTCCTCGTGAGCATGTGCCAGAAATTATTACTAAAGGTCGTTGGAACGACCAAGCTTATGTTGTGGCTGAAGAATTAACAGGTGGAGTATTAGCTGATCTGGGGATGGTCATTAATGATATGGATACTATTCGCCATGTCATGACAGAGCTAGGTCAAGCACTAAATGCTTTTACCGCAGCCGGTTTACGTCATTGTGATTTAAGACCTAATAACTTATTAGTGCGAACAAAAGAACCTCTGGATTTAGTGATTACTGGGTTTGGTTCAGCAAGGCTCTCAGAGTTTGATCTAGAAGTCATATCGCCTTTGGCAACTACTTTTTATACTGCGCCAGAAGTTGTAGCAGGTGGTGTGAGTGTCGCTTCTGATTGGTGGAGCTTGGGCGTTATTCTACTAGAGCAATTGACACAAGGTAAATGCTTTGAGGGCGTAAATACACAAGCGTTTATCATTCAAGTACTGGCTAGTGGTGTAGATATTCCAACCACATTAGACCCTCGGTTACAGTTGCTATTAAGAGGGCTATTGGCTAAAGATCATCATCGTCGCTGGCAATGGTCTGAAGTTCAAGCATGGATTAACGGCGAGGATGTAGCTGCTCCCGAAATGGTGCAAGCGGCTGCGCAAGAAGTTGATCTCGATAAGAGTATTTCCTTAGGTGGAAAAAGTTACCATAGAGTTAAATTATTTGCATTAAATGCAGCTAACCCTGTTAATTGGCAAGAGGCGACAGAGCTTTTGTCTCGAGGTAATTTGGTGACATGGTTAGAGCAAGCAGATTTTGACGCCACGAGTCTAGCCACTATCAGAGAGGTTATGCGTAGGCCGGATTTAACATCGGATATGCAATTGATGGTGGTATTAAAGATTTTAAATCCTGACATCCCACTCATTATAGCCGGTAATATTGTGACGCCAAATTGGTTATTGCAACATCCTAGTGATGGATACCAGCTTATTTCAGGGGTTATTCCAAGTTTACTAAAAGCGTCTGAGGTGTGGTTATGGCATTTACATGAGCGAGCTAATACAGTTCGTCAGCGTGCTTTGAACTTACAAATAAAACTTGATGAGGAAGTTTTAAGAATCCATTTGTTATCTGCTTCTCGAGCCCAATTAGCAGCCATATGGTCGGAAAAAAGTGCCCTGTTTCCGGATGCAAATAATGCAGGGCTACTGTCATTATTAGAGCGACGTATCATTAGCGAAGAGGATTTTATTGTTTTACTCAGTGCTGAGCTTGGACAGTTTAAATCATTAGATACAGTACTTAAAGAGTCACTCAAATTAGGAAAGAAATTAAACATTGATATGGTTGATGATGAGGCGTTAAGAAGGTTAATCGCGCAACCACGTTTGACTCTTTATCAACAGTTAAATGAACGAATAGAGGGGTTTGCCAGCACGGGGGTGGATGAAGTCGACCAATGGGCAGAACAATACCGTCTTGAAAAACGCATGCCATTACCGAAATTGTTGGTTTTATTAAGTATTGGACCTGAAAAATGGGTTAAGCCCCATAAACGGCAGTATACCTCTCAGATTATTGATTTTTTCCATAAAAAAGTCACTACGTCTATATTAAAAGGCCCTTTAGTGAGAATGCGTCTAGGAATGTACACTGCGCGTGTCGATATTAATTTATTAGGTACAGAAAGAACGTCTGCCAATAAATTGTTAGATCATATTGTACAGCGCAATAGCCGACCGCAAGCTATTGATCTGGAAGCCTTTCAAGCCAACAACTTTATCGAGTATCAATTGCGTAATTTATACCGTCAATCTAATCTCTGTAGAAGAGATACGGGGATTAATGGATTGTACATGGGATTCCCTTTTTTGCTTTATCAAGAGCCTAATAGCAATCGATTACCTCGTATTGCTCCGCTATTACTTTGGCCCATTACACTTAATTATGATATGGGCGTTCCCAATCGTATTACTTTAGCATTTGATAATGAACGTGAAGAAATCAGGGTTAATCCTGCATTAGAAGGTATGTTGGGAAAGGCGTTGTATGAAGATTGGAAAAGCGTTATAGATGAGTTATTAGCGAGATCTGCGCTGACGACACTCGAAGTTATGGATACATTAACTAATTTGGGGAGTGTATCGTCTCGGCAAGTGCAAAATCTACCTATTAATTTTGACACTGAACTTAGTGAAGTCTGCTTTGCATGTTCGGCTGTGTTATTTGATGTAAACTTTTTAGGTCAATCCATCGGTGAAGAACTTAACCGTTTAAAGAAATTATCACCTGTTAATACTGCGTTAGAAACAGCACTGCGTTTAAAGCCTTATCAAGCAGTTGCTGAAATTCCTGAAAAGCCGGCAGAGTTAGATCGCTATTTTTCAGTGTCCAGTGACCCATCGCAAGAAAATGCCGTTTTGCAAGCACGACAAGACTCAGGACTCTTAATTGAGGGGCCTCCAGGGACTGGGAAAAGCCAAACCATTGTAAATATGGTGGGCGATGCGATTGGTCGAAATAAAACTGTGTTGATTGTTTGCCAAAAAAAAGCTGCCTTAGAGGTGGTATATAAACGCTTAGCTGCTGAGGGGCTAGATTCTCGAAGTATTATGGTCAATGATGTTAATGCAAATAGAAATTCGGTGATTAGTAGTATACGAGAACAACTGGGATTATTATTTAAATTTCCTGAAAGAACGGATTGGATCGAAAAGCGTAAGCGAGTTGCAGCCAAAATTACAGATTTAGAAAATCGTTTAGATAGTCATCACGAGGCACTACATCAACAAGATCCTCAAACGGGGTTAAGCTATAGAGAATTGATTGCTGATTTAATAGGTGTTAATAAAAACTATCAGTTATTTGCAGCTCCTCAAATAAGATCAGTGATAAGTGATTGCGATCCACAACAGTTAATAGCATTAGAAAATGAGTGTGCGCCGCTAGTGCGTTTTTGGTTGCCATCCTGTTATGAAAATAGTCCTCTAATTCATTTAAAAGCATTTTCCCATGATTTAGCGACACTAGAAGATTTTAAAAAATTCTTTACCCATTTTTTAAGTGTTGAACAGCTAAGAATGGGTAAGTTAACTCATTGTACGCGCTTTGAAGTAGACAACCCAAAACCCTACCAGCAATGGATTGAAGCAGAGGGGGATCATTTTCTGACGATCTCAGAAAGTATTCGCGCACGTTTAGTAAAATGGTTGACTTTTTTTAAGTTGGGTGTTGATTCTTCCGCTGTATTAGAAGGCGATTTACTGATTAACCAACTGACTCTATTGAAAGAGCGCTTAGCACTGTTAAATGAAAGCTGTTGGTGTGATTTATCCCTTAAACTTTGTTTGTTAGAGTTAGATGAATTAAATGATTTATCAAATAAAGCTCGACTGATGTTAATGCCTAGGCCATGGTATAGTTTCTTAAGTATTAAACATTATAGATCAAAACAGGCGTTATTAGCATTTTTAGCATCACAAGGCGAACTGCCGAATTTGGAGGGCATTCCTAAGCTTTATAATGCATTGGTGCTTGAGCAAGAATATCGCCCCATTCGTCAAGAAATACAGACTATATGCGCTAGACTACAATTGCCTGTGCCTGATAACCGTACAAACCTTAATATAAAAAATGTCGTCAATGAAACATTAACAAGTTTGCAAGAGGTAAAAGAATGGGCTAAAAGAATTATGTCAGCACCTCACTGTGAAGAAGTTGAAAAGTCAGTCCTACAAGGTAAAGTGGCATTCGAACACTTATTAAATGATTATCATACCGCTTTTGAAAGATATGCTTCACGTAAAGCTTCTTTAGAGGCATTATTGCCGTTAGTGAGTTATTTTGAAGATACTCTCTATGGAAACTGCAAAACGTCCATCGAAAAAAATGAAATTTCTCCGCTGTTGCTGATAGAAATTAACCGTGTACTCGATACCATGGAAGCTTACCAATATTTTAGAAAACGTGTTCCACAATTATCAACCAAGGCTATTAAGTTGTTTGAACGTTTAAGGCTCTATCAGGAAGAATTAACTCATTTACCCACTACAGCCCTTGATAAAAGTTTTAGACAATTATTAAATTATGAGGCTAAACAGACATGGAAAGCACGTATTGAGCAAGATAATCCTGTACTGCTAACCAATGAGGATGAAATTCAACAACAAATTCAGGCTTTAGCCTCAGCTGATGAAGAGATCCGTGAATTAAATAAAACCTTATTTACGCACAATATTCCTGTCGGTAAGTTAGCGAGCGCTAGAGAATGGGAAGATATTACCCGATTAACCGGGCAGCGTGCGAGAAGATTGCGCGAGTTTGTAGAACAAGGTGTGCAGTTAGGGCTTATGAGCTTAAGACCCATTTGGTTAATGAATCCTGATATTGTGAGTCGGCTATTACCTTTAAAAGCAGGCTTGTTCGATGTGGTCATTTTTGATGAGGCTTCACAAATGCCTGTCGAATATGCTTTACCTTCACTTTATCGCAGTCAAGTGGCTGTCGTGAGTGGGGATGAAAAGCAAATGCCACCTAGCTCTTTCTTTAGTGCTCAAGTAGAGCTTGAGGAAGATTTAGATCTTAATTTAAGCGCTGAATTAACCGATGAAGAACAACAAGAAATATTACAAGGCACATGGGACTCAAAAGAAATTACGAATTGTCCTGATTTACTACAACTTGCTCGTTCAGTATTACCAACAACAGGCCTGCAAATTCACTATCGTTCGGAATATCGAGAGTTAATTGATTATTCGAATGCTGCTTTCTATATGAATCAACTAAATATACCCGTTCGGCATCCGTTAGATATGATTAAACAAGCACAGCCTATAGAGTATATATGGGCTAATGGAGTATATGAACAACAAACAAATTTAAAAGAGGCCAAAAAAGTTGTTCAAGTGGTGGGCAATATTTGGCAGCAGTCCTCGGGCAAACCTCCTTCTATAGGCGTGGTTACATTTAATAAAAAACAAGCAGACTTAATTGAAAAGTTTTTTTATGAAAAAGCAGCTGAAAATGAAACGTTTGCCGACATCTTCAAAGAAGAAAATCAACGTATGGACAACGGCGAAGATATGTCCATTTTTATTAAAAATGTTGAAAATGTACAAGGCGATGAACGGGACATTATTGTGTTCTCGACAACTTTCGGATGCAATGAGAAAGGAGTCTTTAGACGTAATTTCGGCGTATTAGGCCAACAAGGTGGAGAAAGGCGACTTAATGTGGCCATTACACGAGCTCGAAAAAAAGTAATTTTAGTCTCCTCGATGCCGATAGACGCTATTTCTGATATGTTATCTGGCAAACAGAGCCCAACTACACCTAGAGATTATTTACAGTGCTATTTAGCCTATGCTAAAGCATTGTCAGAAGGTAAATTTGATTACAGTAAAGATCTACTTAATCGGGTTACGGGTTATAGCCAGTTGGTTATTGATAGAACAGAGACTAAGCAACAAGATGCTTTTCTTGATGATGTAGAAGCCTTTATCCAGTCTTTGGGGGTAGGGTATATGCGTCAATCAGGTAATGGTGTATTCGCGTTAGATTTTGCGATTGAAGACCCAGCAACGAAACTATACAGTATTGGGATTGAATGTGATGCACCAATTCACTCATTGTTAAATCATGCCAGATCACGTGAAATCTGGCGACAATCGGTTTTAAAACGTGCAATTCCTAATATTTTACGTATTTCATCACATAAGTGGTATGAAAATAGCGAGCATGAAAAGAAACGTCTAAAAACGTTGGTTGAAACTGTATTAGCACCTGAGGTTAGTCAATGA
- a CDS encoding 4Fe-4S single cluster domain-containing protein, producing MVLTVGISRIHFPVTTLGPGRRLGIWFQGCSLRCEGCISVDTWATAKTLIPIEQLMMKLSSYLPLIDGITISGGEPFDQFEALLAIVVQLRERTKVDILVYTGYAVEDITDQLQQIKPYIDVLISDPFQRQSSQTLRLRGSDNQRLHCFTSQAVEKFAYYQQAVTTEDKVLDVMFDAEGVVWFAGIPRRDDFVKLHNLLKQQGHQIKVTADKTKY from the coding sequence ATGGTGTTAACAGTTGGTATCTCGCGTATTCATTTTCCAGTAACAACACTAGGACCAGGTAGGCGACTTGGTATTTGGTTTCAAGGTTGTAGTTTACGTTGTGAGGGTTGTATTTCAGTTGATACATGGGCAACAGCAAAAACGTTAATTCCAATTGAACAACTGATGATGAAGCTTTCCTCTTACCTACCTTTGATTGATGGGATTACTATCTCTGGCGGGGAACCGTTCGATCAATTTGAGGCGTTATTGGCTATTGTGGTTCAGTTACGCGAAAGAACAAAGGTCGATATTTTAGTGTACACAGGGTATGCCGTTGAAGATATTACCGACCAGTTACAGCAAATTAAACCTTACATTGATGTGTTAATCAGTGACCCCTTTCAACGGCAGAGTTCACAAACTTTAAGGTTAAGAGGTAGTGATAATCAACGTTTACATTGTTTTACTTCACAAGCTGTAGAAAAATTTGCCTATTATCAGCAAGCAGTTACAACTGAGGATAAAGTATTAGATGTCATGTTTGATGCAGAAGGTGTTGTCTGGTTTGCCGGCATTCCTAGGCGCGATGATTTCGTAAAATTACATAATCTTTTAAAGCAACAAGGGCACCAGATAAAAGTGACCGCTGATAAAACAAAGTATTAA